Proteins encoded together in one Microbacterium oxydans window:
- a CDS encoding ABC transporter permease, producing the protein MLVSPTMLRIEGVRQLRNPYTLAFTLAMPVAMYLLFGAGMGYGSLSAGHGNVSFYVMTSMAAYGTAVAMSSLTSLAATEAKQGWGRQLAMTPLTTAGYALTKLLTAVAFAALALVAVFAAGMMTGAQAEDAWRWVATAGIILGIGLMYGLFGLGVGLFFSSDSAAALASISMTFFAFFGNVFMPLDGVMLDIARFTPLYGFVALSRWPLTDGVLTTGQTDPLWMLFLNVVVWLALFVLLVMMGMKRSRARQ; encoded by the coding sequence ATGCTCGTCTCACCCACCATGCTGCGCATCGAAGGCGTCCGCCAGCTGCGCAACCCGTACACGCTCGCGTTCACCCTGGCGATGCCGGTCGCGATGTACCTGCTGTTCGGTGCCGGAATGGGCTACGGCTCGCTCTCCGCCGGTCACGGCAACGTCTCCTTCTACGTCATGACCTCGATGGCCGCGTACGGCACGGCGGTCGCGATGAGCTCGCTGACCTCGCTCGCCGCGACGGAGGCGAAGCAGGGCTGGGGCCGCCAGCTCGCGATGACCCCGCTCACCACGGCCGGTTACGCGCTGACCAAGCTGCTCACGGCCGTCGCGTTCGCGGCGCTGGCCCTGGTGGCGGTGTTCGCCGCGGGCATGATGACCGGCGCGCAGGCCGAAGACGCCTGGCGCTGGGTCGCCACGGCGGGCATCATCCTCGGGATCGGCCTGATGTACGGGCTGTTCGGGCTCGGGGTGGGGCTGTTCTTCAGCTCGGACTCCGCTGCTGCTCTCGCCTCGATCTCGATGACGTTCTTCGCGTTCTTCGGCAACGTCTTCATGCCGCTCGACGGGGTCATGCTCGACATCGCCCGCTTCACGCCCCTTTACGGCTTCGTGGCTCTGAGTCGTTGGCCGCTGACGGACGGGGTGCTGACGACGGGGCAGACCGATCCGCTCTGGATGCTCTTCCTCAACGTCGTCGTGTGGCTCGCCCTGTTCGTCCTGCTGGTCATGATGGGCATGAAGCGCTCCCGGGCGCGGCAGTAG